In one Corallococcus sp. EGB genomic region, the following are encoded:
- a CDS encoding efflux RND transporter permease subunit, translated as MFVDFFIRRPVFAIVCSIILTLVGVIAIPTLPIAQYPDLAPPQVTVTSTYVGASAEVVESAVTIPLEQELNGVEDMRYITSTSSNDGTSTITVTFAPTRNIEVAAVDVQNRVSRAAARLPAQVNQTGIVVNKASSQMLLTVGLSSPDNRYDAKFLSNYADVNLKDAIKRVRGVGEVRIFGERKFSMRLWLDPTELARRSMTPQDVVRALQEQNLQVAAGQVGQPPSSDEQPYQIAVRARGRLVEPEEFGDIVLMRNNDGRAVTVKDVGRVELGAENYGTLLRFNGRTGVGLAIFQLPTANALDVRDGVIKELDRLALSFPPGLEYRVGTDTTLAVRASVNEVIHTLVEAIALVILVIFLFLHGWRSVLITALTLPVSLVGTFAFVYLMGFSINTLTLFGLTLATGLVVDDAIVVIENIERLMAERGLTPLQAAREGMKEVAGAVVAISVVLVAVFIPVALFPGTTGSIYRQFALTIAASVALSTFCALTLTPALSARLLKHHHGPKWVFFRKVDQVLDWTRDLYGKGLRKLLAHPVIVLVAFLACIGITVMLFRTAPTGFIPDEDQGYVIVSVQGPEGMSLSQTEKVLQEVEAVLKAQPEVSVMFAIGGFSPNGNGSNYATVFTALKPWEERKGKEQSVAALVERLRGPLGKIGSARVIPFQPPAIRGVGSVGGFQFIVEDVAGSHTLEDLANATQEMVQKGNEEGRLRGVFTPFNANTPILDVEVDRQKAKALGVPIEQIFGVMQLYMGSQYVNDFNYASRTYRVYVQAEQQFRDSPQDIGSFYARTDAGDMIPLESLVKVTPIVSAQVIKHYNLFRSVEINGQGAPGVSSGQALDAMESVANQVLPQGMASEWTGISLEQKESGGQTMIIFALGILFVFLVLAAQYESFSLPFVIILSVPLAIMGALGLQVARGYANDVFCQVGLVMLVGLASKNAILIVEFAEQLREQGKGALDAVVTAAEVRLRPILMTSIAFLLGVVPLMTASGAGAAARNSLGTAVFGGMLVSTIVNLIFIPGLYILMQKVRGDAKRSSGEEETPPSHEPAPAHAP; from the coding sequence GTGTTCGTCGACTTCTTCATCCGCAGACCTGTCTTCGCCATCGTCTGCTCCATCATCCTGACGCTGGTGGGCGTCATCGCCATCCCGACGCTGCCCATCGCGCAGTATCCGGACCTGGCGCCGCCGCAAGTCACCGTCACCAGCACCTACGTCGGCGCCAGCGCCGAGGTGGTGGAGTCCGCCGTCACCATCCCGTTGGAGCAGGAGCTCAACGGCGTGGAGGACATGCGCTACATCACCTCCACCAGCAGCAACGACGGCACCAGCACCATCACGGTCACCTTCGCCCCCACGCGCAACATCGAGGTGGCGGCGGTGGACGTGCAGAACCGCGTCAGCCGCGCCGCGGCCCGCCTGCCCGCGCAGGTGAACCAGACGGGCATCGTGGTGAACAAGGCCTCCAGCCAGATGCTGCTGACGGTGGGCCTGTCCTCCCCGGACAACCGCTACGACGCCAAGTTCCTCTCCAACTACGCGGACGTGAACCTCAAGGACGCCATCAAGCGCGTCCGGGGCGTGGGCGAGGTGCGCATCTTCGGTGAGCGCAAGTTCTCCATGCGCCTGTGGTTGGACCCCACGGAGCTGGCGCGCCGGAGCATGACGCCGCAGGACGTGGTGCGCGCGCTCCAGGAGCAGAACCTCCAGGTGGCCGCGGGTCAGGTGGGCCAGCCGCCGTCCAGCGACGAGCAGCCGTATCAAATCGCCGTGCGCGCCCGGGGCCGCCTGGTGGAGCCGGAGGAGTTCGGCGACATCGTCCTCATGCGCAACAACGACGGCCGCGCCGTCACGGTGAAGGACGTGGGCCGCGTGGAGCTGGGCGCGGAGAACTACGGCACCCTCTTGCGCTTCAACGGCCGCACCGGCGTGGGTCTGGCCATCTTCCAGCTGCCCACCGCCAACGCGCTGGACGTGCGCGACGGCGTCATCAAGGAACTGGACCGCCTGGCCCTGTCCTTCCCGCCGGGCCTGGAGTACCGCGTGGGCACGGACACCACGCTCGCGGTGCGCGCCTCCGTCAACGAGGTCATCCACACGCTGGTGGAAGCCATCGCGCTCGTCATCCTGGTCATCTTCCTGTTCCTGCACGGGTGGCGCAGCGTGCTGATTACAGCGCTCACCCTGCCGGTGTCGCTCGTGGGCACGTTCGCGTTCGTCTACCTGATGGGCTTCTCCATCAACACGCTGACGCTCTTCGGCCTCACCCTGGCCACGGGCCTCGTGGTGGACGACGCCATCGTGGTCATCGAGAACATCGAGCGCCTGATGGCGGAGCGCGGGCTCACCCCGCTCCAGGCGGCGCGCGAAGGCATGAAGGAGGTGGCCGGCGCGGTGGTGGCCATCTCCGTGGTGCTGGTGGCGGTGTTCATCCCGGTGGCCCTCTTCCCGGGCACCACGGGCTCCATCTACCGGCAGTTCGCGCTCACCATCGCCGCGTCGGTGGCCCTGTCCACCTTCTGCGCGCTGACGCTCACGCCCGCCCTGTCCGCGCGGCTGCTCAAGCACCACCACGGCCCCAAGTGGGTGTTCTTCCGCAAGGTGGACCAGGTGCTGGACTGGACGCGCGACCTCTATGGCAAGGGCCTGCGCAAGCTGCTCGCGCACCCGGTCATCGTGCTGGTGGCGTTCCTCGCCTGCATCGGCATCACCGTGATGCTCTTCCGCACGGCGCCCACGGGCTTCATCCCGGATGAGGACCAGGGCTACGTCATCGTCTCCGTGCAGGGGCCGGAGGGCATGTCCCTCAGCCAGACGGAGAAGGTGCTCCAGGAGGTGGAGGCGGTGCTCAAGGCCCAGCCGGAGGTGAGCGTGATGTTCGCCATCGGCGGCTTCTCCCCCAACGGCAACGGCTCCAACTACGCCACCGTCTTCACGGCCCTGAAGCCGTGGGAGGAGCGCAAGGGCAAGGAGCAGTCCGTGGCCGCGCTGGTGGAGCGGCTTCGCGGGCCCCTGGGCAAGATTGGCAGCGCGCGCGTCATCCCCTTCCAGCCCCCGGCCATCCGCGGCGTGGGCAGCGTGGGCGGCTTCCAGTTCATCGTGGAGGACGTCGCCGGCAGCCACACGCTGGAAGACCTGGCCAACGCCACGCAGGAGATGGTCCAGAAGGGCAACGAGGAGGGCCGCCTGCGCGGCGTCTTCACCCCGTTCAACGCCAACACGCCCATCCTGGACGTGGAGGTGGACCGCCAGAAGGCCAAGGCCCTGGGCGTGCCCATCGAGCAGATCTTCGGCGTGATGCAGCTCTACATGGGCAGCCAGTACGTCAACGACTTCAACTACGCCAGCCGCACCTACCGCGTGTACGTCCAGGCCGAGCAGCAGTTCCGCGACAGCCCCCAGGACATCGGCTCGTTCTACGCGCGCACGGACGCAGGGGACATGATCCCGCTGGAGTCGCTGGTGAAGGTGACGCCCATCGTCTCCGCGCAGGTCATCAAGCACTACAACCTGTTCCGCTCCGTGGAGATCAACGGCCAGGGAGCGCCCGGCGTGTCGTCGGGCCAGGCGCTGGACGCCATGGAGAGCGTGGCCAACCAGGTGCTGCCGCAGGGCATGGCGTCGGAGTGGACGGGCATCAGCCTGGAGCAGAAGGAGTCCGGCGGGCAGACGATGATCATCTTCGCGCTCGGCATCCTCTTCGTGTTCCTGGTGCTGGCGGCGCAGTACGAGTCCTTCAGCCTCCCGTTCGTCATCATCCTGTCCGTGCCGCTGGCCATCATGGGCGCGCTGGGCTTGCAGGTGGCGCGCGGCTACGCGAACGACGTGTTCTGCCAGGTGGGCCTGGTGATGCTCGTGGGCCTCGCGTCCAAGAACGCCATCCTCATCGTGGAGTTCGCGGAGCAGCTGCGCGAGCAGGGCAAGGGCGCGCTGGACGCGGTGGTGACAGCGGCGGAAGTGCGCCTCCGCCCCATCCTCATGACGTCCATCGCGTTCCTCCTGGGCGTGGTGCCGCTGATGACGGCGTCCGGCGCGGGCGCGGCGGCGCGCAACTCGCTGGGCACCGCGGTGTTCGGCGGCATGCTGGTGTCCACCATCGTCAACCTCATCTTCATCCCGGGCCTCTACATCCTCATGCAGAAGGTGCGTGGGGACGCGAAGCGCTCCAGCGGTGAGGAGGAGACGCCCCCGTCGCACGAGCCAGCCCCGGCCCACGCGCCGTGA
- a CDS encoding efflux RND transporter periplasmic adaptor subunit, with amino-acid sequence MTKTVLGAALVAGAAGCSGKTEAKAPPPPREVQVVALAPHEVRDTGEYLGSLLSRQSVSVLPQVNGYIRKILVKPGQKVEAGAPLIEVDARQETAALDSAQAQQSSSAVELELAKRTLARTESLNREGLASVQELERAQAAVKAAEAAARAAGATVAQRQVQLQFHVVRAPFAGTMGDVLVRVGDYVSATTTLTSVAQADVLEVSVSVPAFRARSLKPDTQLELLDQQGRVILTSTVFYVAPQTDPRTQLVEVKAAFRNTVGLRPSELLRARLVYSTRDALQIPALAVVRQSGQPFAMVVEKKDGKTLVERRPVALGQLGDMSYVVEGGLKQGDLVAVSSLHMLRDGMPVIPKQVTLNTEEPPRQQGTARADEVPTNTQLPRTASGSGGTTGGSR; translated from the coding sequence ATGACGAAGACGGTGTTGGGAGCGGCGCTGGTGGCTGGCGCGGCCGGGTGCTCGGGCAAGACGGAGGCGAAGGCCCCTCCCCCGCCGCGCGAGGTCCAGGTCGTGGCCCTGGCGCCGCACGAGGTGCGCGACACCGGGGAGTACCTGGGCTCGCTCCTGTCGCGGCAGAGCGTGTCGGTGCTGCCGCAGGTGAACGGCTACATCCGCAAGATCCTGGTGAAGCCCGGCCAGAAGGTGGAGGCCGGCGCGCCGCTGATCGAGGTGGACGCGCGCCAGGAGACCGCGGCGCTGGACAGCGCGCAGGCCCAGCAGAGCTCCTCCGCGGTGGAGCTGGAGCTGGCGAAGCGCACCCTGGCGCGGACGGAGTCCCTCAACCGCGAGGGCCTCGCCAGCGTGCAGGAGCTGGAGCGCGCCCAGGCGGCGGTGAAGGCCGCGGAGGCGGCGGCGCGCGCGGCGGGCGCGACGGTGGCCCAGCGCCAGGTGCAGCTGCAGTTCCACGTGGTGCGCGCGCCGTTCGCGGGCACCATGGGCGACGTGCTGGTGCGCGTGGGTGACTACGTGAGCGCCACCACGACGCTCACCTCCGTGGCCCAGGCGGACGTGCTGGAGGTCAGCGTGTCCGTGCCGGCGTTCCGCGCCCGGTCGCTCAAGCCGGACACCCAGCTGGAGCTGTTGGATCAGCAGGGCCGGGTCATCCTCACCAGCACGGTGTTCTACGTGGCGCCGCAGACGGATCCGCGCACGCAGCTGGTGGAGGTGAAGGCCGCCTTCCGCAACACGGTGGGCCTGCGCCCCAGTGAGCTCCTGCGGGCGCGGCTGGTGTACTCCACGCGGGACGCGCTGCAGATTCCGGCGCTCGCGGTGGTGCGCCAGAGCGGCCAGCCCTTCGCCATGGTGGTGGAGAAGAAGGATGGCAAGACACTGGTGGAGCGCCGCCCGGTGGCCCTGGGGCAGCTGGGCGACATGAGCTACGTGGTGGAGGGCGGCCTGAAGCAGGGCGACCTCGTCGCGGTGTCGTCGCTGCACATGCTCCGCGACGGCATGCCCGTCATCCCCAAGCAGGTCACGCTCAACACCGAAGAGCCCCCCCGGCAGCAGGGCACCGCGCGGGCCGATGAGGTCCCGACCAATACCCAGCTGCCCCGCACGGCATCCGGCTCCGGCGGCACCACCGGCGGCAGCCGCTAG
- a CDS encoding TolC family protein has product MATPSALLVFLLAAAPQAPSVSAQAPSAPAQQPTPEASTAASGPVPFQPKVEDPMLTPVPPAAEQVKTWDDALTRVRQRSTDLRNAEAGVTRAQGRWRQSLGLLLPNARATAGVGLDVLHPDVPSAAGGGVVGGASADGKLPTAPLGTLSATLTQSIIDVSAWRGLSSAKSSEASAVASLQDVQRRLTQGLAQVLVATVAAERAAEINRVGLRQALERQAITQRSFELGAGTQLDVVRVSQDVAVARQTLVAGDEQLRRTRESLGLSLGEDHAVGVNPDFNLTGLVEQTRQQCAPLQDLANRPDLVAQRANVDAARESRRQASAGYLPTLGLSSTLLGFTTNPGFGRFATWNVSAVLSVPLWEGGQRGGLVREREGIEEQAAQSSEATRRNVSVEVSRARRGVEVAEALLKTAAESLELADRTDRLSRRAFEVGRGSSLELVQSGAALRQAQLALVLREFELVQARLDAFLTEARCDW; this is encoded by the coding sequence ATGGCCACCCCCAGCGCTCTCCTGGTTTTTCTCCTCGCCGCTGCACCGCAGGCTCCGTCCGTGTCTGCGCAGGCCCCTTCCGCTCCGGCGCAGCAGCCCACGCCGGAAGCCAGCACCGCCGCGTCGGGCCCCGTCCCCTTCCAGCCGAAGGTGGAGGACCCCATGCTCACGCCCGTTCCGCCCGCGGCGGAACAGGTGAAGACGTGGGATGACGCCCTCACCCGCGTGCGCCAGCGGTCCACGGACCTGCGCAACGCGGAGGCCGGCGTGACGCGGGCCCAGGGCCGGTGGCGCCAGTCGCTGGGCCTGCTGTTGCCCAACGCGCGCGCCACCGCGGGCGTGGGCCTGGACGTGCTCCACCCGGACGTGCCCTCCGCGGCGGGCGGCGGCGTGGTGGGAGGCGCCAGCGCGGATGGCAAGCTCCCCACCGCGCCGCTGGGCACGCTGAGCGCGACCCTCACCCAGTCCATCATCGATGTGAGCGCGTGGCGGGGCCTGTCCTCCGCGAAGTCGTCGGAGGCCTCGGCGGTGGCCAGCCTCCAGGACGTGCAGCGCCGCCTCACCCAGGGGCTGGCGCAGGTGCTGGTGGCCACGGTGGCCGCCGAGCGCGCCGCGGAGATCAACCGCGTGGGCCTGCGCCAGGCGCTGGAGCGCCAGGCCATCACCCAGCGCTCGTTCGAACTGGGCGCCGGCACGCAGCTGGACGTGGTGCGGGTGAGCCAGGACGTGGCGGTGGCCCGGCAGACGCTGGTGGCCGGGGACGAACAGCTGCGCCGCACGCGCGAGTCGCTGGGCCTGTCCCTGGGCGAGGACCACGCCGTGGGCGTCAATCCGGACTTCAACCTGACCGGGCTGGTGGAGCAGACGCGCCAGCAGTGCGCCCCCCTCCAGGACCTGGCCAACCGGCCGGACCTGGTCGCCCAGCGGGCCAACGTGGACGCGGCCCGGGAGAGCCGCCGCCAGGCGTCCGCCGGCTACCTGCCTACCCTGGGACTGAGCAGCACGCTGCTGGGCTTCACCACCAACCCCGGCTTTGGCCGCTTCGCCACCTGGAACGTGTCCGCGGTGCTCTCCGTCCCCCTCTGGGAGGGCGGTCAGCGCGGAGGCCTCGTGCGCGAGCGCGAAGGCATCGAGGAACAGGCCGCCCAGTCATCCGAGGCCACCCGCCGCAATGTGAGTGTGGAGGTCTCCCGCGCGCGGCGTGGAGTGGAAGTGGCCGAAGCTTTGTTGAAGACCGCCGCCGAGTCCCTGGAGCTGGCGGACCGGACGGACCGGCTCTCGCGCCGGGCCTTCGAGGTGGGACGCGGTAGCAGCTTGGAGCTGGTCCAGAGCGGAGCCGCCCTCCGCCAGGCCCAGCTCGCTTTGGTTTTGAGGGAATTCGAGCTCGTCCAGGCCCGCCTGGACGCGTTCCTGACGGAGGCCCGGTGCGACTGGTGA
- a CDS encoding MarR family winged helix-turn-helix transcriptional regulator produces MQLLVLKNIGVHGIHSQAVIAERLLIDAPAVSRLVDRLEEDGLVERRAGENRRCVRLEITEAGRREFHALELAAQWVDAQARAFLPPPEADELSRLLDKLQAGLCQLLGNESAPPPRKDEPADPPAPTNDNG; encoded by the coding sequence ATGCAACTGCTCGTGCTGAAGAACATCGGCGTGCACGGCATCCACAGTCAGGCCGTCATCGCGGAGCGGCTGCTCATCGACGCGCCCGCGGTGAGCCGGCTGGTGGACCGGTTGGAAGAGGATGGGCTGGTGGAGCGGCGCGCGGGGGAGAACCGCCGCTGCGTGCGCCTGGAGATCACCGAAGCGGGGCGCCGGGAGTTCCATGCGCTGGAGCTCGCCGCGCAGTGGGTGGATGCCCAGGCGCGCGCGTTCCTGCCTCCGCCGGAGGCCGACGAGCTGTCGCGTCTTCTGGACAAGCTCCAGGCGGGGCTGTGCCAGTTGTTGGGCAACGAGTCCGCGCCGCCGCCGCGCAAGGATGAACCGGCCGACCCGCCGGCTCCCACGAACGACAACGGGTGA
- a CDS encoding FruA-associating protein, FapA codes for MNARTEQAPHYEELSSADYAALEVWDPTQVVITPRMAARLWLQTSLRLTRAQKELHDAIFANDASEAAKDRYAEARAELDSAEAWALHVARNIPRNR; via the coding sequence ATGAACGCACGAACCGAGCAGGCCCCCCACTACGAAGAGCTGTCTTCCGCTGACTACGCCGCGCTGGAGGTATGGGATCCGACCCAGGTGGTGATTACGCCGCGCATGGCGGCAAGGCTGTGGTTGCAGACCAGCCTCCGTCTGACGCGCGCGCAGAAGGAGCTTCACGACGCCATCTTCGCCAACGACGCCAGCGAAGCGGCGAAGGACCGCTACGCGGAAGCCCGCGCGGAGCTGGACTCGGCGGAGGCCTGGGCCCTGCACGTGGCCCGCAACATCCCTCGCAACCGGTAG
- a CDS encoding type IV pilus twitching motility protein PilT gives MDQNTLNKLLTVGVQNGASDIHFRPGDPPIYRVNGVLRPLKMEKLQADHTKQVALHVMNDQLMKAQIDSVQECDSSYSLPGVARFRVNIYRQRGSLACILRIIPDEIPSIDGLGLPQVLKTIAGNERGLVLVTGATGSGKSSTLASMINHINQTESLHILTIEDPIEFIYKNVKSSISQREIGPDTANFAIALRAALRQDPDVILVGEMRDTETIDIALKASETGHLVLSTVHTTDASRTINRLVSVFPAEEQTMVRMRLADSLKATISQRLLPKATGKGRVVALEIMVQTKTVEQYIRDDRAAELKDVIEKGRDMFGMQSFDQHLTQLYRAGDITLETAQSAASNPADFQRALEFE, from the coding sequence CTGGACCAGAACACCCTGAACAAGCTGCTCACCGTCGGCGTCCAGAACGGGGCATCGGACATCCACTTTCGCCCTGGGGATCCGCCCATCTACCGGGTGAACGGCGTGCTGCGGCCGTTGAAGATGGAAAAGCTTCAAGCGGATCACACGAAGCAGGTGGCCCTGCACGTGATGAACGATCAGCTGATGAAGGCGCAGATCGACAGTGTGCAGGAATGCGACTCGTCCTACAGCCTGCCGGGCGTGGCGCGTTTCCGGGTGAACATCTACCGGCAGCGCGGCTCGCTGGCGTGCATCCTGCGCATCATCCCGGACGAGATTCCCAGCATCGACGGGCTGGGGTTGCCGCAGGTGCTCAAGACGATCGCGGGCAACGAGCGCGGCCTGGTGCTGGTGACGGGGGCCACGGGGTCCGGCAAGAGCTCCACGCTGGCGTCGATGATCAACCACATCAACCAGACGGAGAGCCTGCACATCCTCACCATCGAGGACCCCATCGAGTTCATCTACAAGAACGTGAAGTCCTCCATCTCCCAGCGGGAGATTGGCCCTGACACGGCGAACTTCGCCATCGCGCTGCGTGCGGCGCTGCGTCAGGACCCGGACGTCATCCTGGTGGGCGAGATGCGCGACACGGAGACCATCGACATCGCGCTGAAGGCGTCGGAGACGGGCCACCTGGTGCTCTCCACGGTGCACACCACGGACGCGTCGCGCACCATCAACCGCCTGGTGTCCGTCTTCCCCGCGGAGGAGCAGACCATGGTGCGCATGCGCCTGGCGGACTCGCTCAAGGCGACCATCTCCCAGCGCCTGTTGCCCAAGGCCACCGGCAAGGGCCGCGTGGTGGCGCTGGAGATCATGGTGCAGACGAAGACGGTGGAGCAGTACATCCGCGACGACCGCGCCGCGGAGCTGAAGGACGTCATCGAGAAGGGCCGCGACATGTTCGGCATGCAGTCCTTCGATCAGCACCTGACGCAGCTGTACCGCGCCGGCGACATCACCCTGGAGACGGCGCAGAGCGCGGCCTCCAACCCGGCGGACTTCCAGCGCGCACTCGAGTTCGAGTAA
- a CDS encoding ComEC/Rec2 family competence protein, producing the protein MYTARLRIIHFDVSQGESSLISLLGPLRSHHVLIDGGRKCRGKYVTRILEELGIPRLDFIICTHLDNDHHEGLVPVVKSTNFGIGTLLVPKFGHNADKFETLKRACQEQGVTWSIATQDQVLFNSQSCSLTIKHVGTPELRDDNTASIACLLQMNEFKYYTGGDLPWAMEEQLDLGNHVCAFKVGHHGAETSTSATFVAGLNPSAAFISAGRHAHGHPRQEILDYLYAEPSVQRVYSTNCIHPRVGFHDEDTRGAVHAKGLVCSNRTHGVLGHIVVYTDDKLSRQHADSKVGFFVLRPPPQGQGPWRAYKHVCSNLNHLAKRCLPGGVVHLREHEYPEYRLAELSPSVQNYRAKRLRLKPVLPFTFGNVLGLDGDGRRTELRPGSPIHQFIEDPPNFTVAEDPPTTTAPKRGHKRKQTTDHADEGKRLGACVGCTEAPDGDPSGEELVECSHGEAWYACADCRPLFKKGFDCDA; encoded by the coding sequence ATGTACACGGCAAGGCTGCGCATCATCCACTTCGACGTGTCCCAGGGGGAGTCCTCGCTCATCAGCCTGCTGGGGCCGCTGCGAAGCCACCACGTCCTCATCGACGGAGGGCGCAAGTGCCGGGGAAAGTACGTCACCCGCATCCTCGAGGAGCTGGGCATCCCCCGCCTCGACTTCATCATCTGCACCCACCTGGACAACGACCACCACGAGGGGCTGGTCCCGGTCGTCAAGTCCACGAACTTCGGAATCGGAACGCTGCTGGTCCCGAAGTTCGGCCACAACGCGGACAAGTTCGAAACCCTGAAGCGGGCGTGTCAGGAGCAAGGCGTCACGTGGAGTATCGCGACCCAGGACCAGGTGCTCTTCAACAGCCAGTCCTGTTCGCTGACGATCAAGCACGTGGGGACGCCGGAACTCCGGGACGACAACACGGCCAGCATCGCCTGCCTGCTGCAGATGAATGAGTTCAAGTATTACACCGGCGGAGACCTCCCCTGGGCCATGGAGGAGCAGCTGGACCTGGGGAACCATGTCTGTGCCTTCAAGGTCGGCCACCATGGCGCGGAGACGAGCACGTCCGCCACCTTCGTCGCCGGGCTGAATCCGTCCGCGGCCTTCATCTCCGCGGGGCGGCACGCGCACGGTCACCCCCGGCAGGAGATCCTCGACTACCTGTACGCCGAACCGTCCGTTCAGCGCGTCTACTCCACCAACTGCATCCACCCGCGGGTGGGCTTCCACGACGAGGACACGCGGGGCGCCGTCCACGCCAAGGGGTTGGTGTGCAGCAATCGCACCCATGGCGTGCTGGGCCACATCGTCGTCTACACGGATGACAAGCTGAGCCGCCAGCACGCGGACTCCAAGGTCGGCTTCTTCGTGCTGCGCCCGCCGCCCCAGGGGCAGGGGCCGTGGCGGGCCTACAAGCACGTCTGCTCCAACCTCAACCACCTGGCGAAGCGCTGCCTGCCCGGCGGAGTGGTCCACCTGCGCGAGCACGAATACCCGGAGTACCGCCTGGCGGAGCTGTCCCCGAGCGTCCAGAACTACAGGGCCAAGCGCCTGCGCCTGAAACCCGTGCTCCCCTTCACCTTCGGGAACGTGCTCGGGCTGGACGGGGATGGGCGGCGCACCGAGCTGCGGCCTGGCAGCCCCATCCACCAGTTCATCGAGGACCCACCGAACTTCACCGTGGCCGAGGATCCCCCGACCACCACGGCCCCGAAGCGGGGCCATAAGCGCAAGCAGACCACCGACCACGCGGACGAGGGCAAGCGGCTGGGCGCGTGCGTGGGCTGCACCGAGGCCCCGGACGGCGACCCCTCCGGCGAGGAGCTGGTGGAGTGCTCGCACGGAGAGGCCTGGTACGCCTGCGCCGACTGCCGCCCCCTCTTCAAGAAGGGCTTCGACTGCGACGCGTAG
- a CDS encoding fumarate hydratase — MSDFQFQDMLPLGKDETPYRLLTKEGVSTFEAAGRTFLQVEPEALTRLTREAMRDISHLLRPGHLQQLANILKDPEASSNDKFVALELLKNANIAAGGVLPSCQDTGTAIVMGKKGQYVLTRGGDEAAISRGVFDTYLTANLRYSQMAPLDMYKEVNTGNNLPAQIELYATDGDAYKFLFMAKGGGSANKSYLFQETKAVLNPQSLLAFLEQKIRSLGTAACPPYHLAIVVGGTSAEFALKTAKYASARYLDTLPTSGNALGRGFRDVELEQEVLKLTQRTGIGAQFGGKYFCHDVRVIRLPRHGASCPVAIAVSCSADRQALGKITRDGVFLEALETDPAKYLPDTPDTDLSGDVVKLDLDRPMSDLRAELSRYPIKTRLSLSGSLVVARDIAHAKLKERLDRGEGMPQYLKDHMVYYAGPAKTPEGYASGSFGPTTAGRMDAYVDQFQAAGGSFVMLAKGNRSPAVTEACKKHGGFYLGSIGGPAARLAQDCIKKVEVLEYAELGMEAVWKIDVVDFPAFIVVDDKGNDFFANIHKPSAKKA; from the coding sequence ATGAGTGACTTCCAGTTCCAGGACATGCTGCCGCTTGGCAAGGACGAGACGCCCTACCGCCTCCTCACGAAGGAGGGCGTCTCCACGTTCGAGGCCGCGGGCCGCACCTTCCTCCAGGTGGAGCCGGAGGCGCTCACGCGGCTCACGCGCGAGGCCATGCGGGACATCTCGCACCTCTTGCGCCCGGGCCACCTGCAGCAGCTGGCGAACATCCTCAAGGACCCGGAGGCGTCGTCCAACGACAAGTTCGTCGCGCTGGAGCTGCTCAAGAACGCGAACATCGCCGCGGGCGGCGTGCTGCCCTCCTGCCAGGACACCGGCACCGCCATCGTGATGGGCAAGAAGGGCCAGTACGTCCTCACCCGCGGCGGCGACGAGGCGGCCATCTCCCGGGGCGTGTTCGACACGTACCTCACGGCCAACCTGCGCTACTCGCAGATGGCGCCCCTGGACATGTACAAGGAGGTCAACACGGGCAACAACCTGCCCGCGCAGATCGAGCTCTACGCGACCGACGGCGACGCCTACAAGTTCCTCTTCATGGCCAAGGGCGGCGGCTCCGCGAACAAGAGCTACCTCTTCCAGGAGACGAAGGCCGTCCTCAACCCGCAGAGCCTGCTCGCGTTCCTGGAGCAGAAGATCCGCTCGCTGGGCACCGCCGCGTGCCCGCCGTACCACCTGGCCATCGTGGTGGGCGGCACGTCCGCGGAGTTCGCGCTGAAGACGGCGAAGTACGCCTCCGCGCGCTACCTGGACACGCTGCCCACCAGCGGCAACGCGCTGGGCCGTGGCTTCCGCGACGTGGAGCTGGAGCAGGAGGTGCTCAAGCTCACGCAGCGCACCGGCATTGGCGCGCAGTTCGGCGGCAAGTACTTCTGCCACGACGTGCGCGTCATCCGCCTGCCGCGCCACGGCGCCTCCTGCCCGGTGGCCATCGCCGTGTCGTGCTCCGCGGACCGCCAGGCGCTGGGCAAGATCACGCGCGACGGCGTCTTCCTGGAGGCGCTGGAGACGGACCCGGCGAAGTACCTGCCGGACACCCCGGACACGGACCTGTCCGGCGACGTGGTGAAGCTGGACCTGGACCGCCCCATGAGCGACCTGCGCGCGGAGCTGTCGCGCTACCCCATCAAGACGCGCCTGTCGCTGTCCGGCTCGCTGGTGGTGGCGCGCGACATCGCGCACGCGAAGCTCAAGGAGCGCCTGGACCGGGGCGAGGGCATGCCCCAGTACCTCAAGGACCACATGGTCTACTACGCGGGCCCGGCGAAGACGCCGGAGGGCTACGCGTCCGGCTCCTTCGGGCCCACCACCGCGGGCCGCATGGACGCGTACGTGGACCAGTTCCAGGCGGCGGGCGGCAGCTTCGTGATGCTCGCCAAGGGCAACCGCTCCCCGGCCGTCACCGAGGCCTGCAAGAAGCACGGCGGCTTCTACCTGGGCTCCATCGGCGGACCGGCGGCGCGGCTCGCGCAGGACTGCATCAAGAAGGTGGAGGTCCTGGAGTACGCCGAGCTGGGCATGGAGGCCGTCTGGAAGATCGACGTGGTGGACTTCCCGGCCTTCATCGTCGTGGATGACAAGGGCAACGACTTCTTCGCGAACATCCACAAGCCGTCCGCGAAGAAGGCCTGA